In Rariglobus hedericola, the following proteins share a genomic window:
- a CDS encoding type IV pilus twitching motility protein PilT: MAAIDTLLRFMLERGGSDLHLTVGLPPKARLSGVLTPISETPFTAEKMEALLKEICPPHRWKQFLEKKDLDLAHEIPGLARFRANFLYNHWGQAAVLRQIPSKILSFADLRLPEALKKLCHLNEGLVVVTGPTGSGKSTTLAAMIDYINDTSARHIITIEDPIEFVHKNKKSVIVHREVGDHTGSFAAALKGAMRHDPDILLVGEMRELETIKLALSCASMGMLVFGTLHTNNAPKTIDRIINAFPADEQNQVRVMLAGCLAGVVSQLLCRALPKGRCAVHEILLQHEALPNTIRSGQINNIRAIIEGGGADGMVTMDHSLLERVKEGSISGKEAYMKAAHKAAFTQFLQPGDLDGAH, from the coding sequence ATGGCCGCCATCGACACTCTTCTCCGTTTCATGCTCGAGCGCGGCGGTTCCGACCTCCACCTGACCGTCGGCCTGCCGCCCAAAGCCCGGCTGTCCGGCGTGCTCACGCCCATCAGCGAAACGCCCTTCACCGCCGAAAAAATGGAGGCGCTGCTCAAGGAAATCTGCCCGCCCCACCGCTGGAAGCAGTTCCTCGAAAAGAAGGACCTCGACCTCGCCCACGAGATTCCCGGTCTCGCCCGCTTCCGCGCCAATTTCCTCTACAACCACTGGGGCCAGGCCGCCGTCCTCCGCCAGATTCCCTCGAAGATCCTTTCCTTCGCCGACCTGCGCCTGCCCGAGGCGCTCAAAAAACTCTGCCACCTCAACGAGGGCCTCGTCGTCGTCACCGGACCGACCGGTAGTGGTAAATCCACTACGCTGGCCGCGATGATCGACTACATCAACGACACGTCGGCGCGCCACATCATCACGATCGAGGACCCGATCGAGTTCGTTCATAAAAACAAGAAGTCCGTGATCGTGCATCGCGAGGTCGGCGACCACACCGGCTCCTTCGCCGCCGCGCTGAAAGGCGCCATGCGCCACGATCCCGACATCCTGCTCGTCGGCGAAATGCGCGAACTGGAAACCATCAAGCTCGCCCTGAGTTGCGCCAGCATGGGCATGCTCGTCTTCGGCACGCTACATACCAACAACGCCCCGAAGACCATCGACCGCATCATCAACGCCTTCCCCGCCGACGAGCAGAACCAGGTCCGCGTGATGCTCGCGGGTTGTCTTGCCGGCGTCGTCTCACAGCTCCTCTGCCGCGCCCTACCCAAGGGACGTTGCGCTGTGCACGAGATTCTCCTCCAGCACGAGGCGTTGCCCAATACGATCCGTAGCGGCCAGATCAACAACATCCGCGCCATCATCGAGGGCGGTGGTGCCGACGGCATGGTTACCATGGACCACAGCCTCCTAGAACGCGTGAAAGAGGGCAGCATCTCCGGCAAGGAAGCCTACATGAAAGCCGCCCACAAAGCCGCCTTCACCCAGTTTCTCCAGCCGGGCGATCTCGACGGCGCGCACTGA
- a CDS encoding metalloregulator ArsR/SmtB family transcription factor yields the protein MKLVQIYQCLCDETRLRLLHLLLQGPLCVCHFQGLLGEPQVKISKHLGYLKTRGLVTAKRSGNWMIYALPAEKTRSVELKANLACLQDCAAENAVFKRDLARLKKLDLECAPAAVAEACGTGKGKTCCC from the coding sequence ATGAAACTGGTGCAAATCTACCAATGCCTGTGCGATGAGACGCGGCTGCGTCTGTTGCATCTCCTGCTGCAAGGGCCGCTGTGCGTGTGTCATTTTCAAGGTTTGCTGGGCGAGCCTCAGGTAAAGATTTCGAAGCACCTCGGCTACCTGAAGACGCGTGGACTGGTGACGGCGAAGCGCTCGGGCAATTGGATGATTTATGCGTTGCCGGCGGAGAAAACCCGGTCGGTTGAGTTGAAGGCAAACCTGGCGTGCCTGCAGGACTGCGCTGCGGAGAATGCGGTATTTAAACGCGACCTGGCACGGTTGAAGAAACTCGATCTGGAGTGCGCGCCGGCGGCGGTCGCCGAGGCCTGCGGAACGGGCAAGGGCAAGACGTGCTGCTGCTAA
- a CDS encoding DEAD/DEAH box helicase, whose translation MGYNEPTPIQAQAIPVILEGKDVIGSAQTGTGKTAAFALPLMNRLGAHQKKTRCLVLEPTRELALQVEEAFQKYAKYTDLTVTVVYGGVGYGKQRDDLARGVDVIAATPGRLLDHLEQGTASLEGVEILVLDEVDRMLDMGFLPDVKRIIQRCPKVRQTLFFSATMPPELAQLSSWALSNPVEIKIGQRRSAAETVSHAFYPVVAPQKFDLLIELLRRTEFKSIIIFTRTKMGADRIAHRLLAEKHTVGVIHSDRSQRERVEALQGFKDGTFEVLVATDIAARGLDIAGVSHVINYDVPENPEDYVHRIGRTGRAQTTGDAFTLVTEDDVRDARSIERFIGAAIERKKIDNFPYTYSALFDEKALAEAAPPPKPKSRLMRGSR comes from the coding sequence ATGGGTTACAATGAGCCGACGCCGATTCAGGCGCAGGCGATCCCGGTGATCCTTGAAGGCAAGGACGTGATCGGTTCCGCCCAGACGGGCACGGGCAAGACGGCGGCCTTCGCGCTGCCGCTCATGAACCGCCTCGGCGCGCACCAAAAGAAAACGCGCTGCCTCGTGCTCGAGCCGACGCGCGAACTCGCGTTGCAGGTGGAAGAGGCGTTTCAAAAATACGCCAAATACACCGACCTCACCGTCACCGTGGTGTATGGCGGCGTCGGATACGGCAAACAACGCGACGACCTCGCCCGTGGCGTGGACGTGATTGCCGCCACGCCGGGGCGCCTGCTCGATCATTTGGAGCAAGGCACCGCCAGCCTCGAGGGCGTGGAGATTCTGGTGCTCGACGAAGTCGACCGCATGCTCGACATGGGCTTCCTGCCCGACGTGAAACGCATCATCCAGCGCTGTCCGAAAGTGCGCCAGACGCTGTTCTTCAGCGCGACGATGCCGCCCGAACTGGCGCAACTCTCGTCGTGGGCGCTGAGCAATCCGGTCGAGATCAAGATCGGCCAGCGCCGCTCGGCCGCCGAGACGGTGTCTCATGCGTTTTATCCGGTGGTCGCTCCGCAGAAATTCGACCTGCTGATCGAGCTGCTGCGCCGCACGGAGTTTAAGAGCATCATCATTTTCACGCGCACCAAGATGGGTGCGGACCGCATCGCGCATCGTCTGCTGGCGGAGAAACACACGGTGGGCGTGATCCACTCCGACCGCAGCCAGCGCGAGCGCGTCGAGGCGTTGCAAGGCTTCAAGGACGGCACGTTCGAGGTGCTCGTTGCGACTGACATCGCGGCTCGCGGGTTGGACATCGCGGGTGTTTCCCACGTCATCAATTACGACGTGCCGGAGAACCCCGAGGACTACGTGCACCGCATCGGCCGCACGGGTCGCGCGCAGACGACCGGCGATGCGTTTACGCTCGTGACCGAGGACGACGTGCGCGACGCGCGATCCATCGAGCGTTTCATCGGCGCGGCGATCGAGCGGAAGAAAATCGACAACTTCCCTTACACCTACTCGGCGTTGTTTGACGAGAAGGCGCTGGCCGAGGCAGCTCCGCCGCCCAAGCCGAAGAGCCGTCTGATGCGCGGCTCGCGTTGA
- a CDS encoding glycosyltransferase family 4 protein, with protein sequence MLRILIVSTATGYGGAERSLELLAPELAQRADVLVLTGNTRHRRNLHTAARRAGVPITLWPLPLDENRCGSRNTVLAFHAARLLFRPDVILTNTELSAMIVSRAAQLPPRHSAIPTWIYVRDFLWFDLPGVFTRLPEAQVLIPGPAVLERPAYLTPWVAPSTPRSVSIIPDMVALPDLTSLTARTARSGYVLHLATVNPWKGHTHLIRAAALLRTAGRPVHIRSRGVTGIPQLRHALEQQIAAAGLAGSEGFELLEHAEDPADELRHCSCVVVTSVSRDGGPETFGRTIIEAWSHGRPVVAFAAGSMPHLITHNEDGLLVPEGDEQALADALWLLYTDPALAARLGARGLEKARRHFTVDRVADQLIALFKTTQPARIL encoded by the coding sequence ATGCTTCGTATTTTGATTGTCTCCACCGCCACCGGCTACGGAGGTGCGGAACGCAGCCTGGAACTGCTCGCCCCCGAGCTGGCCCAACGCGCCGACGTGCTCGTCCTCACCGGCAACACCCGACATCGCCGCAATCTCCACACCGCCGCCCGCCGCGCTGGCGTGCCTATCACACTCTGGCCGCTCCCGCTCGACGAAAACCGGTGCGGCTCCCGCAACACCGTTCTCGCCTTTCACGCGGCCCGACTCCTGTTCCGCCCCGATGTCATCCTGACGAATACCGAACTCTCGGCGATGATCGTCAGCCGCGCCGCGCAACTCCCGCCCCGCCACTCCGCCATTCCCACTTGGATCTATGTCCGCGACTTTCTCTGGTTTGATCTCCCCGGAGTATTCACCCGTCTCCCCGAAGCCCAAGTGCTGATCCCGGGTCCGGCCGTGCTCGAGCGCCCTGCTTATCTCACTCCTTGGGTCGCACCCTCCACCCCGCGCTCCGTGAGCATCATCCCTGACATGGTGGCGCTTCCCGATCTCACGTCCCTTACCGCCCGGACCGCGCGCTCCGGCTACGTCCTGCACCTCGCCACAGTCAACCCGTGGAAAGGCCATACGCACCTCATCCGCGCCGCCGCCCTCCTGCGCACCGCAGGCCGCCCCGTCCACATCCGCTCACGCGGAGTCACCGGCATACCGCAACTGCGTCACGCGCTTGAACAACAAATCGCCGCGGCCGGCCTCGCGGGCTCCGAAGGTTTCGAGTTGCTCGAACACGCCGAAGATCCCGCCGACGAACTGCGTCACTGTAGTTGCGTGGTGGTGACCAGTGTGAGCCGCGACGGCGGCCCCGAAACCTTCGGCCGCACCATCATCGAAGCCTGGTCGCATGGTCGTCCCGTCGTCGCTTTTGCCGCCGGCTCGATGCCTCACCTGATCACTCACAACGAAGACGGTCTGCTCGTCCCCGAAGGGGATGAACAAGCACTGGCCGACGCCCTCTGGCTCCTCTACACCGACCCCGCGCTCGCCGCCCGCCTTGGCGCCCGTGGCCTCGAAAAAGCCCGCCGCCACTTCACCGTGGACCGGGTCGCCGATCAATTGATCGCGCTCTTCAAAACCACCCAGCCCGCCAGAATCCTCTAA
- a CDS encoding rhomboid family intramembrane serine protease — protein sequence MVLAVGAAALGGLLAGMIPLWDSHPHKRAPVVTVTLILANLVVFGYEAMLMLQGGGALEAFVTRHALVPSRLIAGWSEQEQWLTLGSHMFLHGSVAHVLGNCWFLWIFGNNVECKLGHVRYLLFYVAGGLGAAALQIAVAPSATVPMIGASGAISAVLGAYFILLPTAWIVTLVPWIVPILPVPAFLFLILWFALQAVNGFGVLLGGTAGASGVAWWAHAGGFLTGVCLTLWAKSNRWVRK from the coding sequence GTGGTTTTGGCGGTTGGCGCGGCGGCGCTGGGTGGTTTGCTCGCGGGCATGATTCCGCTTTGGGACTCGCATCCGCATAAACGCGCACCTGTGGTCACGGTCACGCTGATCTTGGCCAACCTGGTGGTGTTCGGCTACGAGGCGATGTTGATGCTCCAAGGCGGCGGAGCACTGGAGGCGTTTGTGACCCGACATGCGCTGGTGCCGTCGCGGTTGATCGCGGGGTGGTCCGAACAGGAGCAGTGGCTGACGCTGGGCTCGCATATGTTTTTGCATGGCAGCGTGGCGCATGTGCTGGGGAACTGCTGGTTCCTGTGGATTTTTGGCAACAACGTGGAGTGCAAACTGGGGCACGTCCGCTACCTGTTGTTTTATGTGGCGGGCGGGCTTGGAGCGGCGGCGTTGCAGATTGCGGTGGCACCCTCGGCGACGGTTCCGATGATCGGCGCGAGCGGAGCGATTTCGGCGGTGCTGGGCGCGTATTTTATTCTGCTGCCGACGGCTTGGATCGTGACGCTGGTGCCGTGGATCGTGCCGATCCTGCCGGTTCCGGCCTTTCTATTTTTAATCCTGTGGTTCGCCCTGCAAGCCGTGAACGGCTTCGGCGTGCTGTTGGGCGGCACGGCCGGTGCGAGCGGCGTGGCGTGGTGGGCGCACGCGGGCGGTTTTCTGACCGGCGTGTGTCTGACACTCTGGGCGAAGAGCAATCGCTGGGTGAGGAAGTGA
- a CDS encoding DUF6428 family protein, whose product MTTTTTNAEQATLLISEVCAVLKAAPGLPITVIWPDGEPIEAHFHVTEVGRVQKDFVDCGGTVRRVTTCLLQTWVGDDVDHHITGAKLLKAFEFAAPVLKGEDLPMELEYEACNVVTLRVVAVENTGAALIVRLAGKHTDCLAKDLCIPNPKSDGTCTPGSGCC is encoded by the coding sequence ATGACGACAACAACGACTAACGCTGAACAGGCGACTTTGCTGATTTCCGAGGTATGTGCGGTGCTGAAGGCGGCGCCCGGCCTGCCGATCACAGTGATCTGGCCGGATGGTGAGCCGATCGAGGCGCATTTTCACGTGACCGAAGTCGGCCGTGTGCAGAAAGACTTTGTCGATTGCGGTGGCACGGTGCGCCGAGTGACGACCTGCCTGCTGCAGACGTGGGTGGGCGACGATGTCGATCACCACATCACGGGTGCGAAGCTGCTGAAGGCGTTTGAATTCGCCGCGCCGGTGCTGAAGGGTGAAGACTTGCCGATGGAGTTGGAATACGAGGCCTGCAATGTTGTGACGCTACGCGTGGTAGCGGTCGAGAATACCGGCGCGGCGCTGATTGTGCGACTGGCGGGCAAGCACACCGATTGTCTCGCGAAGGATTTGTGCATTCCCAATCCGAAGAGCGACGGCACCTGCACGCCTGGATCTGGCTGCTGTTGA
- a CDS encoding type IV pilus twitching motility protein PilT has product MQNEIRWLVRLCLDQGLVTQTQANTVRAKLGDSADLMDFAQELIDDGHIEDHAILEKIAGLALTKGKVGPPADDPFTAGGPSRATTPPMPARRATGDTAPPFMVTSASEGPPKIPSIPFDMISAMDDSAVAASMRTLLRACARYGASDLHLSAGTKPFIRAQRMLKNLSEHILSEDDSRRLNIALLTPHQRELFEQTRDFDYPLALDATGRFRVNLMVHKAGVSGCYRMVPATIPRLDQLGLRNVEAVRKLLNYHNGLILVTGPVGSGKTTTLAALVAELNESRTDHIITVEDPIEVVQPAKGCNVTQREIGPHTESFATALKGALREDPDVIIIGELRDLETIEMAVTASETGHLVIGTMHTSDAATTLNRLLDVFPPAQQAQIRASVSESLRGILCQRLLPDTSGGLVLATELLVANTAVSALIRDGKTQGLRNVLETGTREGMCLMENVVFELYQKGSVSAETARQNISNRMLRAKIT; this is encoded by the coding sequence ATGCAAAACGAGATCCGCTGGCTCGTCCGTCTCTGCCTCGACCAAGGCCTCGTAACTCAAACGCAGGCCAACACCGTCCGTGCCAAGCTCGGCGACTCCGCCGATCTGATGGACTTTGCCCAAGAGCTCATCGACGACGGCCACATCGAGGACCACGCCATTTTGGAAAAAATCGCCGGCCTCGCCCTCACCAAAGGCAAAGTCGGTCCGCCGGCCGACGATCCGTTTACCGCCGGCGGTCCGTCGCGCGCCACCACGCCACCGATGCCCGCGCGCCGCGCCACCGGCGACACCGCCCCGCCTTTCATGGTGACCAGCGCCAGCGAGGGCCCGCCCAAGATCCCGTCGATCCCCTTCGACATGATCTCCGCGATGGACGATTCCGCCGTCGCCGCCTCCATGCGCACCTTGCTACGCGCCTGCGCCCGCTACGGCGCGAGCGACCTGCACCTTTCCGCAGGGACCAAGCCGTTCATCCGCGCCCAGCGCATGTTGAAAAACCTCTCGGAACACATCCTCTCCGAAGACGATTCACGCCGCCTCAACATCGCCCTGCTCACCCCGCACCAACGCGAGCTGTTCGAGCAAACCCGCGACTTCGATTATCCCTTGGCCCTCGATGCGACCGGCCGTTTTCGAGTGAACCTCATGGTGCACAAAGCCGGTGTCTCCGGCTGCTACCGCATGGTGCCCGCCACCATCCCGCGCCTCGACCAACTCGGCCTGCGCAACGTCGAGGCCGTCCGCAAACTCCTCAATTACCACAACGGCCTCATCCTCGTCACCGGCCCCGTCGGCTCCGGGAAAACCACCACGCTCGCCGCTCTCGTGGCCGAGCTCAACGAGTCCCGCACCGATCACATTATCACGGTCGAGGACCCCATCGAGGTCGTGCAGCCCGCCAAGGGTTGCAACGTCACCCAGCGCGAAATCGGCCCCCACACTGAGTCGTTTGCCACCGCGTTGAAAGGCGCCCTCCGCGAAGATCCCGACGTCATTATCATCGGCGAACTCCGCGACCTCGAAACCATCGAGATGGCCGTCACCGCCAGCGAAACCGGTCACTTGGTGATCGGCACCATGCACACCAGTGACGCGGCCACCACGCTCAACCGGCTGCTCGACGTGTTCCCGCCCGCCCAGCAGGCGCAGATCCGCGCCAGCGTCTCGGAAAGCCTGCGCGGCATTCTTTGCCAGCGTCTCCTGCCCGACACCTCCGGCGGCCTCGTCCTCGCCACGGAACTCCTCGTGGCCAACACCGCGGTCTCCGCCCTCATCCGTGACGGCAAAACCCAGGGTCTGCGCAACGTCCTCGAAACCGGCACCCGCGAGGGCATGTGCCTCATGGAAAACGTCGTCTTCGAGCTTTACCAAAAAGGCTCCGTCTCCGCCGAAACCGCCCGCCAGAACATCAGCAACCGCATGTTGCGCGCAAAAATCACCTGA
- a CDS encoding MIP/aquaporin family protein, which yields MKKYIVEFIGTFFLVFTVGMAVRSGSPLAPLAIGASLMVMIFAGGHVSGGHFNPAVTLAVWLRGKLLLKDVIPYWIAQMLAGLVAGLLVNLLLNRIQMPADHNVVNSLVVEFLFTFALAWVVLNTATSKGTLDNSFYGLAIGFTVVAGAFSVGGISGGAFNPAVGLGVVVMGFESISQLGIYLAANLTGGAVAAFAFKQLVED from the coding sequence ATGAAAAAATACATCGTCGAGTTCATCGGCACGTTCTTCCTGGTCTTCACGGTCGGCATGGCCGTCCGTAGCGGCAGCCCGCTGGCACCGCTCGCCATCGGTGCGTCACTTATGGTCATGATTTTTGCCGGCGGCCATGTCTCCGGCGGCCACTTCAATCCCGCGGTCACGCTTGCCGTGTGGTTGCGCGGCAAACTCCTCTTGAAGGACGTGATCCCTTACTGGATTGCCCAGATGCTCGCCGGCCTCGTCGCCGGCCTTCTCGTGAATCTCCTGCTTAATCGCATCCAGATGCCCGCTGATCACAACGTGGTTAACTCCCTCGTCGTCGAGTTCCTCTTCACCTTCGCCCTCGCCTGGGTCGTGCTTAACACCGCCACCTCCAAGGGCACGCTCGATAACTCTTTCTACGGCCTCGCGATTGGTTTCACGGTCGTCGCCGGCGCGTTCTCGGTCGGCGGCATCTCGGGTGGCGCGTTCAACCCGGCGGTCGGTTTGGGCGTGGTCGTCATGGGCTTCGAGTCCATCAGCCAGCTCGGCATTTATCTGGCCGCCAATCTCACCGGCGGCGCGGTAGCCGCCTTCGCCTTCAAGCAGCTGGTCGAAGACTGA
- a CDS encoding arsenate reductase ArsC, with amino-acid sequence MSTEKPTVLILCTGNSCRSHLAEGLLRAAAGDFLNVVSAGSKPAGYVHPIAIEVMNEIGVDISAHTSKHMNEFLEGTVETVITVCGNADQACPIYPGQVNRHHWPFEDPAHATGTDEEKMEMFRRVRNEIRRTFTAYADGRRDQFKSAAKKGAA; translated from the coding sequence ATGAGCACTGAAAAACCCACTGTTTTGATTCTTTGCACGGGCAACTCCTGCCGCAGCCATCTCGCCGAGGGATTGTTGCGGGCGGCGGCTGGTGATTTTTTAAATGTCGTCAGCGCTGGATCGAAGCCGGCCGGCTATGTGCATCCGATCGCGATCGAGGTGATGAACGAGATCGGCGTCGATATCTCCGCGCACACCTCGAAGCACATGAACGAGTTTCTTGAGGGAACGGTTGAGACCGTCATCACGGTGTGTGGCAACGCGGATCAGGCGTGTCCGATTTATCCCGGGCAAGTGAACCGTCACCACTGGCCGTTTGAGGATCCGGCGCATGCGACCGGAACGGATGAGGAAAAGATGGAGATGTTCCGCCGCGTGCGGAATGAGATCCGTCGCACGTTCACGGCGTATGCCGACGGACGTCGCGACCAGTTCAAGAGTGCTGCCAAGAAAGGTGCGGCGTGA
- a CDS encoding circularly permuted type 2 ATP-grasp protein, translating to MSSVRSPQYPTLHPAQLRPLRGRLRASIRDAGLTDFGLNPGSGAQPFWELEPTPLVIDAPEWSLLEAALRQRAHFVNALLVDLYGSQQALHQQILPPELVLSDPYYRRPCLGLEPDRASPATLLRFDLVKTAGGWLFDDTRANTPIGLSYAVQNRRFMTQEATDLYRALPDYHSVINFPLQLLDHLRALAPDDARAPSIVVLTAGPHDPFYSEHSFLARKMGLPLARGDDLLVLDNRVYFKTIAGLERVDVIYRRLNEAHIDPVVFSTDRENAGIPGLLQCIRTGNVVIANSIGTGIAESRALNAYVPRLMRFYLGEKPLLGTVPTYICGDTDHLDYILENGNDLRILPAHDPRHGDWHSTQAPAASPALFGPGGLSRIVLENPHAFVAQPKLQLLPVSPGPRNAPPARLSAFVLCNGKRFSVFPGGLVRLGDIDSAAARIGATADAVVLIDTQDNSGDIADHEASAAGVQANTLGSRAAEHLFWLGRYLERAEATARMLSILDDVALEEISARDRRRWLPIWRGLLEATGHTDHKISARANPHASLSTDLMWRMSLDTANSSSIYSSVSWAVENARQLRDYVSPEVWTTLGRLLRRLDDLHKLRPVPGRRPVARPETGPSLPTQAVQAVLTEINAMIGLAARTMVQDAGWHFLHMGMHLERATMTCSALRHILSALDSAATTKDSAAEAAAAAKVPYRDNPELSALLRMLGSQDAYRRLYQMRSQPRYVAELFLQQPDAPRSIFHNLHQIKTSLRAIRLDVREQGDDPTIEAVSDTLHFIASVPLARHFNDDPLLDDTEAAKLGDTLADLLDRLYSLHPVLSDHYFSHQARIAPSVTQVELKLGTAV from the coding sequence ATGTCGTCCGTCCGGTCGCCGCAATATCCCACGCTCCATCCCGCGCAACTTCGCCCGTTGCGCGGACGGCTCCGTGCCTCCATCCGCGACGCCGGCTTGACGGATTTCGGACTCAATCCCGGCTCGGGCGCCCAGCCTTTCTGGGAATTGGAACCCACTCCGCTCGTCATCGACGCGCCCGAGTGGTCGCTGCTTGAGGCCGCCCTCCGCCAGCGCGCGCACTTCGTCAACGCGCTGCTCGTCGATCTCTACGGCAGCCAGCAGGCTCTTCATCAACAAATCCTCCCGCCCGAGCTCGTCCTTTCCGATCCTTACTACCGGCGGCCTTGTCTCGGTCTTGAGCCCGACCGGGCCAGCCCGGCCACGCTCCTGCGTTTCGATCTCGTCAAAACCGCCGGCGGCTGGCTGTTCGACGATACCCGCGCCAACACCCCCATCGGCCTGAGCTATGCAGTGCAGAACCGGCGTTTCATGACCCAGGAGGCCACCGACCTCTACCGCGCGCTGCCCGACTACCACAGCGTAATCAATTTTCCACTACAGCTGCTCGATCATCTTCGCGCCCTGGCGCCCGACGATGCCCGCGCTCCGTCGATCGTCGTGCTCACCGCCGGTCCGCACGACCCGTTTTACTCCGAACACAGTTTCCTCGCCCGCAAGATGGGTCTTCCGCTGGCCCGTGGTGACGACCTCCTCGTTCTCGACAACCGCGTTTACTTCAAAACCATCGCCGGCCTTGAACGCGTGGATGTCATCTACCGCCGGCTGAACGAAGCGCACATCGATCCCGTCGTCTTCTCGACCGATCGCGAGAACGCCGGCATCCCCGGACTCCTCCAGTGTATCCGCACGGGCAACGTCGTGATCGCCAACTCCATCGGCACGGGTATCGCCGAGAGCCGCGCGCTCAACGCCTACGTGCCGCGCCTCATGCGGTTTTACCTGGGCGAGAAACCCCTGCTGGGCACCGTGCCCACCTACATCTGCGGCGACACCGACCACCTCGACTACATTCTCGAGAACGGCAACGACCTGCGCATCCTGCCCGCCCATGACCCGCGCCACGGCGACTGGCATTCCACGCAGGCCCCCGCCGCGTCGCCCGCGCTGTTCGGCCCCGGCGGACTTTCCCGCATCGTGTTGGAAAACCCTCACGCGTTCGTCGCGCAACCCAAGCTTCAGCTCCTCCCCGTCAGCCCCGGTCCGCGCAACGCCCCGCCCGCCCGCCTCAGCGCCTTCGTCCTCTGCAACGGCAAACGCTTCTCTGTGTTCCCCGGCGGACTCGTGCGCCTCGGCGACATTGACTCCGCCGCCGCCCGCATCGGCGCCACCGCCGACGCCGTCGTGCTCATCGACACGCAGGACAACTCCGGCGACATCGCCGACCACGAAGCCTCCGCCGCCGGCGTGCAGGCCAACACCCTCGGTTCCCGCGCCGCCGAACATCTTTTCTGGCTCGGCCGCTACCTCGAACGCGCCGAGGCCACCGCCCGCATGTTGTCCATTCTCGACGACGTGGCCCTCGAAGAAATCTCCGCCCGCGACCGTCGTCGCTGGTTGCCCATCTGGCGCGGTCTGCTCGAAGCCACCGGTCACACCGACCACAAGATCTCCGCGCGCGCCAATCCCCACGCTTCGCTTTCCACGGATCTCATGTGGCGCATGTCCCTCGACACCGCCAACTCCAGCTCGATCTATTCTTCGGTCAGCTGGGCCGTGGAAAACGCCCGCCAACTCCGCGACTACGTGAGCCCCGAGGTGTGGACCACGCTCGGCCGGCTGCTCCGTCGCCTCGACGATCTGCATAAACTCCGCCCCGTCCCCGGCCGCCGGCCCGTCGCCCGACCTGAGACCGGTCCGTCGCTGCCCACGCAGGCCGTGCAGGCCGTGCTCACCGAGATCAATGCCATGATTGGCCTCGCCGCCCGCACCATGGTGCAGGATGCCGGCTGGCATTTCCTCCACATGGGCATGCACCTCGAACGCGCCACGATGACGTGCAGTGCGCTCCGCCACATCCTCAGCGCGTTGGATTCAGCGGCCACCACCAAAGACTCCGCCGCCGAAGCCGCCGCGGCTGCCAAGGTTCCCTACCGCGACAACCCCGAGCTCTCCGCGCTCCTGCGCATGCTCGGCTCGCAGGACGCCTACCGCCGCCTCTACCAGATGCGCAGCCAGCCGCGTTATGTCGCCGAGTTGTTTCTCCAACAACCCGACGCCCCGCGCAGTATTTTCCACAATCTGCATCAAATCAAAACCAGTCTGCGCGCCATCCGCCTGGACGTGCGCGAGCAAGGCGATGATCCGACAATCGAAGCCGTTTCGGACACCCTTCATTTCATCGCGTCGGTTCCGCTCGCGCGCCACTTCAACGACGATCCGCTGCTCGACGACACCGAGGCCGCCAAGCTGGGCGACACCCTTGCCGACTTGCTCGACCGCCTCTATTCACTGCATCCCGTGCTCAGCGACCACTACTTCAGCCACCAGGCGCGCATCGCGCCTTCGGTGACCCAGGTCGAACTGAAGCTCGGCACCGCGGTTTAA